In one window of Tripterygium wilfordii isolate XIE 37 unplaced genomic scaffold, ASM1340144v1 ctg223, whole genome shotgun sequence DNA:
- the LOC119994639 gene encoding uncharacterized protein LOC119994639, producing MASQNQNNLSLRSVLEKDKLNGTNFIDWYRNLRIVLKHEKKLYVLERVVPEEPPATAPRAEKDVYKKHQDDSLDVGCLMLATMNSELQKQHENMEAFEMIEHLKKLFQEQARQERYDISKALFQCRMAEGSSVNSHVLKMIGYIEDLERLGFKLNKDLATDLMLQSLPDNYSQASKYAEDS from the exons ATGGCatcacaaaatcaaaacaatttatCTCTGCGATCTGTCCTTGAGAAGGACAAGCTGAATGGGACAAACTTCATCGATTGGTACAGAAATTTGAGAATTGTTCTCAAACATGAAAAGAAGTTGTATGTCCTAGAGCGTGTTGTTCCTGAGGAACCTCCAGCTACTGCCCCTAGGGCAGAAAAAGATGTTTATAAGAAGCATCAAGATGATTCCTTGGATGTTGGATGCCTCATGTTGGCTACCATGAACTCTGAGCTTCAAAAGCAACATGAGAACATGGAAGCTTTTGAGATGATCGAGCACCTCAAGAAATTGTTTCAAGAGCAAGCTCGACAGGAGAGGTATGACATTTCCAAGGCATTGTTTCAGTGCAGAATGGCAGAAGGAAGCTCTGTCAATTCTCATGTGCTCAAGATGATTGGGTACATTGAGGATCTTGAGAGATTAGGCTTCAAGCTAAATAAAGATTTAGCCACTGACTTAATGCTGCAATCGTTGCCGGACAATTATAGTCA AGCTTCTAAATATGCTGAAGACAGCTGA